The proteins below are encoded in one region of Pangasianodon hypophthalmus isolate fPanHyp1 chromosome 6, fPanHyp1.pri, whole genome shotgun sequence:
- the dnaja2b gene encoding dnaJ homolog subfamily A member 2b codes for MANVADTKLYDILGVSPSATENELKKAYRKLAKEYHPDKNPNAGDKFKEISFAYEVLTNPEKKELYDRYGEQGLREGGGGGAGMEDIFSHIFGGGLFGFMGGQSSRNRNGGRRRGEDMVHPLKVSLEDLYNGKTTKLQLSKNVLCSACNGQGGKTGAVQKCTACRGRGMRIMIRQLAPGMVQQMQTVCNDCSGEGEVISERDRCKQCEGRKVCKEVKTLEVHVDKGMRHGQKITFTGEADQSPNTEPGDIILVLQEKEHEEFRRDGNDLHMSQTIGLVEALCGFQLTLTHLDGRHLLIKYPAGKVIEPGAVRVVRGEGMPQYRNPFEKGDLYIKFDVRFPDNGWLSTEKLTELEYLLPSREEDAVITADTEEVDLQEFDMSQGSSGGQRREAYNDSSDEEGGPHGPGVQCAHQ; via the exons ATGGCGAATGTAGCGGACACCAAACTCTATGACATCCTCGGAGTTTCTCCTTCGGCTACCGAGAACGAGCTGAAAAAG GCGTATCGCAAACTGGCGAAAGAATATCATCCTGATAAGAATCCCAACGCAGGAGACAAG tttaaGGAGATCAGCTTTGCGTACGAGGTGTTGACTAACCCTGAGAAGAAGGAGCTGTACGACCGGTATGGAGAGCAGGGTCTGcgtgagggaggaggaggaggagccgGGATGGAGGACATTTTCTCCCACATCTTCGGCGGAGGTCTGTTTGGGTTCATGGGAGGTCAGAGCAGCAGGAACCGAAACGGGGGACGGCGGAGGGGAGAGGACATGGTGCATCCGCTCAA GGTGTCTTTAGAAGATCTTTACAACGGCAAAACCACCAAACTCCAGCTGAGCAAGAACGTCCTGTGTAGCGCCTGCAATGG tcagGGCGGGAAGACGGGCGCGGTGCAGAAGTGTACTGCGTGCAGAGGCAGAGGGATGAGGATCATGATCAGACAGCTGGCTCCTGGCATGGTCCAACAAATGCAGACGGTGTGTAACGACTGCAGCGGAGAAG GGGAGGTGATCAGCGAGAGAGACCGGTGCAAACAGTGCGAGGGCCGTAAGGTGTGTAAGGAGGTGAAGACGTTGGAGGTGCACGTGGATAAGGGGATGAGACACGGGCAGAAGATCACGTTCACCGGAGAAGCGGATCAGTCTCCCAACACTGAGCCTGGAGATATCATACTGGTGCTGCAGGAGAAGGAGCacgag gagttcCGCAGAGACGGTAATGACCTGCACATGAGCCAGACGATCGGCCTGGTGGAGGCGCTGTGCGGCTTCcagctcacactcacacacctcgACGGGCGACACCTCCTCATCAAATACCCTGCTGGAAAGGTCATCGAGccag GTGCCGTGAGGGTGGTGCGCGGAGAGGGAATGCCGCAGTACAGGAACCCGTTTGAGAAAGGAGATCTCTACATCAAGTTTGACGTTCGGTTCCCGGATAACGGCTGGCTCAGTACCGAGAAACTAACG GAACTGGAGTATCTGTTACCGTCGCGTGAAGAGGACGCCGTCATCACGGCGGACACGGAGGAGGTCGACCTGCAGGAGTTCGACATGAGTCAGGGGTCATCTGGAGGTCAGCGGCGTGAGGCGTATAACGACAGCTCGGATGAGGAGGGCGGTCCACACGGGCCGGGGGTGCAGTGCGCCCACCAgtaa